TTAGAGTGGTTGCCTACTGTGCGTCTGCATAGTCCATTTGTGAGCCTTCTGTTCAACTCAAGGACTCGTTACTCACTAAATTTGTCGTAAAACTGTGAACTGGGACCGGTCTGTTCAATCTCTACGGTGGATTAGTCCAAAGCCATTTATAGTCGATTTCAATGCCTACCGGTATAGAAATTGGTCAAAGCAGGCATCAAGTGCTTGAGGGTCAGAGGATGGCTATGTAATAGGCCTCCAAGGATACGTTGTGCTCGCGTCCTTTACTCGATAGAGACATGAACAAGACCTGGAGGATGATTAAATgagagagatgcatagcagTCGAAACAGGTCGAACGAGGTTATGCCGAACTTTCAAGAATGCTgagtagaagaggaaggtgCGTATGGACCAACGTATGAGATATGTGCTCACAATGGACGAAAGAGTGAAAGGTAAAGGGATCAAAGGAAGATATAAAGGGCAATGTGGTTGCCGGGAGCTAGGGTGAGGCGGCCCCAAAGAACACCTTACAGTGGATCCGCACCTCAAGATCTAGCGCTGAAGGAATAGCGGCGAGATGGACGCGCGCATCAATAATCAGTAACTTGCATCTGAATCATTTTGCATCTACGGGTGATGATGCATATCCCTAGCGAACCAAGTTTGGAGTTGAGTTCCGGTAACTACTCGAGGTCATAAACACGTCCCACTAGCTAATCTAAATTCCCTTAATACCAGGACATACCACTGCTTCATGATTGATTCGTTTTAGGCATCTTCATAACGTATGCACGTATAAAACTACACAATAGAGCAAGTACATCTAGGAACCACAACTTACATAAATTCATTGCATCTCAACGTCCGCGCTGCTGGAGGCActgttctttctttcttcttttcgttGAGCGATAAATGCTTCGATCTTCTCCTTGAGCGCGGTGTCTAGTAACATCAAGGATGAAGGGAAGCTGAATCATGCTGGGAGCAGTATACGAACCTGGGATTACTTGCTCAATACTCAGCGGCGCACGATTGAATGGATCTTTCGTGTCCGACAAAAGATGGGACTTGATCGTGGAACGATCAACAATAGCGCGAGACGACGGTAAGATTACCGGGTCTCTCATCACCGTAGCCATGAGAGGATCTGACAGGCGTCAAATCATATCAAGACGAGTGTATCATCCAAGAAGTACGCACCTAAAAACTCGTCAGGAATTTCCCCCAAGTCTTCCTCTGTCTCTAATAATTCTTTAGCCTCCTCGACCAACTGCACAAACACCCTCAATTTCTCCAGTTCTGTGGCCGTCTTCAATCCCGCTCTCAACGCAATTTTTTCCGCATTCTCGAAAATTTCTCTACTATAACTCCTTCCATCTCCTGCAACTGCCCTGGCGAATTCCGGCTGGTCGCTCAAATTCAGATAAATCTGAATCAGGTCGCTCAGTAAAGCTTTTGGGTCGAACCGCAACTTCTCCGGTTCCCTGACTTTCAGGTTCTGATACTTCGGCCCTGCGAGTGCGACCAAGTTGTAATCCAACATTGCTGCCAGTTTATCGACAATCTCGGGCATCATGAATGGTGCTTTCGTCTCCGCAGTGAATAATTTGAGAAGTTCGACGGTCGACCTGCCCAACGTGGTGTAACTCGATGCGTGTCTCTCCAGCTGTCTTAAGGTTCCCTCTCGCTCCCGCCGATATTCTTGAGTTTTCGATAGCCATACTTCTTTATTGTCCATCTCAACCTGAATGTCGTGGATTTGAGTGAGTTCACTGATCGACTCGTCCATGAGATATGTCACATCATTGATCATCAGGTTTATGAATCGGACGAATTTGTCGACATTCCTGTGAACAGCAACACCATCAGTTCAGGTCAAGGAAATCGGTCGTAGCAAACGCGGACTTGGCCTCAGAGTTGAGTGCTTCTCGATGTGTTGGATTGTTCCAGATGTTCTTCAGTACAAAAGCGATGTTCCGCCTTTCAATTATTAAAGCGGTTGCCTATATGAGTACCACAAAGTCTTACCGTGCGTCTAGATTATGCATTCGTGAGCCATTTGTTTTGACTGAAAGACTCGTTACTCACTAAATTTATCATAAAACTGTGAACTGGCGCCGGTCTGCTCAACCTCTACAGTGGATTAGTGCAAGGCCATTTATAGTCAATTTTTAATGCTTACCGATATAAAAATTGGTCAAAGCAGGCATCAAGTGCTTAAGGGCCAGAGGATGGCTATGTAATAGGCCTCCAAGGATACCGTTGCGCTCGCGTCCATAACCCCATAGACACATGAACAAAATCTGGAAGATGATTAATTGCGAGAAACGCATAGCGGTATCTCGAAAGGACTAACATCGTTGATTTTTGACTTCAAGAATGGGTTCTTGATGTACCAAGTCGAGGTTAAGAATGTGAGCACGAACGTCAAGACTTCATTCTTCCCAGAAAGCTCGAACTTGTCCGGAGAAGTTCTGTGTAtatgttagatctagatGACTGTAACTGTGACAAAAAGTTTAACCCACTGAGTAGCAAAATGAAGATATTCTACAATATCCTCCAATATGAATTCTGGAAGAACTCGAAATGACATTGGAACTTCTTGGGGTAAAGGGAGTCTAGAACCGAGAGTAAGGATtcactcaaaaaaaatcaagaaaTGGGTAGTCACTGAGCGGGAGGGTTTGGATGGGTTTTCTTGAGGTCGACCTGTCTGATGAGCCACGTCGACAGGAAATTCGTGAAGCTTATGGACCTGTAGACCAATTCGGGATCGAGTAGCTGAGCTTCATATGCCAGTTGAGCGGCTCTAATCTTGTTTTGTTCCAGCTGCACGAAACATTAGAAGGCAACCTCAACAAAGAACATAAGATCCACCTTCACGGCGTTGATAGCTGCTTCCGTACGTGCACGCAAAGGGCCCTTTACCGGATCATGAGCGGTTGGATGATGAAGTATAGGCATCCGCTTACAGTCGTCCACGACCCATCTCCTTGCAAAAAATCTAAATGTCGTTGAATATCATCCAGATGCTTCCCGAGGTCCATGAAGCTCGAGATTGTCTTCTGATACCCGTAATGACTCATAGCAACCGCAAGGTAAAAAACGTCCGATATGAAGTTTGGAGGAGGTGCTAACATAAGCCGTCAAGCAAGGGTCGAGCTGAATGCCGCTAACCACCTACCTCCCGCCGTAAGACGATTTTCCTCAGCCCAACGAGTCGCCTCTTCGCTTGTTGCCTTAATTCTTGTTTCCTCGCGGACATCGAGACGTGGGGAGTGTGCAAAGTATAGAGGATCAATGCGATCGACCTAGTTTACCCTTTTTTTAGGATGTAACGGAAATGAATAAAGTGCGGAACTTGCCTTGCTGAAATTGGCGTCCATGAAGGGTTCTGCCAAGCGGTACAACACAGTCTGTATGTTGATCACGTAACTATCACTAGATACAGTCGCAGGATCGACCTGTAGAGGTTCAGTTTCGGAGACTAGCAGCCAAACAGTCTGTCTACGCACCTGCATTCCTGCTCTCTTGTTATTGAGCGCAATAATTCGAGAAAAATATTGAAGGACAGCCTCTCTGGAGTCTGCAGACGCCCTGACTAGAGTGTTGAAGATTTGAAACAGAGAATTCTGTCGGAACGATATTCGAGAGATGCCCCGGTAGATACAGACAAAAACAAACCTGAAGACTCTTCAACGTTCCCCGAAGGCTTGCATATGAAGACTCCACATCTTCCCTCGTTCGCTTTTCAGCATCCGAGAAGTAAGTCGTAGAAATTTTAGGCTATCAAATTTAAGTCAACCCTACGATCCATTGATGGGGGGGAAACTAACCCATTCCCTAGAGAAGACGCCGAGACGGCAAAGTGGACCCATCAAGGATGTTAACTCTATGTTGGCAGCCGTAGCTCCGGGAGGAATCCATTCTGGCATCCTTGTGATCATTGTCGCAATGGCCTTCACAGACACCAAAGCCTCTAAACCGCCAACCACACCCCGCCAACTAGAGTCACCGCCGGCCAATCCTTCAGGCCGGAATAACGACGGGTGGAAAAGTAGATCGTGTACTACCGGGCCAAGGATCCCGTCTATCTCGTTGTCAGGCTCAAAGCGAACAGCCAATTCTTGCAAAAATTGTTCAATGTCCGATGGACCGAGTGTATTCGGGGAGGTTGATGATGCAGAGAGTAGCGGGGCAGAGAGCGCGGAGAGAGAAAGTAATGGTGCAACAAGCTCTATAGAGCCTACTTCGCGACTGAAGCTTCGATTAACTAGAGGAAAACCAGAAATAATTCAAATACCTACCCAGAAGGCTGCGGGAACATGTCTGGCATTTGTATTGTCAATCCGGCATAACTTATAATCAAAGTGCGCATTCTGTCCAACTTCTCAAGGGCTTGTTGCGTATCGACCGGTGAATAACCCTGGAAATGCAGGCTTAGATGCAGGACTTCTGTCGCAGACGTTTTAGCTCACCCGTTTGATCAGAGCAGATCTAGTAGAGTTGATTCGCTTCCAACATCCAACGAGATATTCGAAAATTGTCTGCTGAGGAGGTAGGGATGCCAATACTGGTAAGAATTCCAAGTCATCACTAACTCGACTGAGTACACTGATTGTTAATTTTCACGAGGATACTCACCTCATATTCTGTGGATCGATCTCTAATCTTGCTATAAGTAGCCGGTCGATTATATCTCCACTCAAACGCGGTAACGGACGACCTGGATTACGGGGGAAAATTTAGCTCAAATCCTCGCGGTGCCCAAACTCAGACTGAACTGAAATCGTACCTGGTTCCTCAGCTAAGATTTCCTCACCGAGCTCCTTCAGCCACACGGTATCATAACCACTCTGTTCACCAACGCTTTTCTGTTCTCTAAATTGTGAGAAAGTGATCAAATTGGCGACACCGGAAACAGAACAAACGTCTAAAGTTGCTTTGAACACAGATGTTATAGTTTCGTGTTCCCAGATTTCAGAGTCAAACTTTGGTGGCGCCTTCTTGCGAGCTGCAGTTGGGACTTGTGATGGAGGTGTGACTATTGGTTCAGGCTGTTTCGGGACTCGTGCAATGATAACGGGTTTCGGAGAAGGAGTAACACTTGGTTGAGGTGTTGAAGAACTAGCTGCAGGAGTTGATGAGCCTGAAGATGGGGTCGATGTCGATTGAAGTTTCGCTAGTCTCTTTCGGCGAATCTACGAAACGTTTTAGCCAAACCACATTTAAGAGACGGTGTTCCTACGCGTTCTGCATCGTCTTGAGGTGTATTGAGTACATTTGATTTGTCCTCACTCATTGGGTGTATCAGTAAGAACGAAGGAGGGAAAGAGCAAGCTGTAGTCGAAGCAACCGATAACTTTCTTGCCCGGAGCACGTGGCAAAGACCCGATTCTCCTCAGTGACCCTCATCTGAGGATGTTCTTCACCTCAGTTTTTAGGCAGTCTTTGGTCTTTCCTCAAGGATGGATACATCGTTCGTTCTCAACCACTGCCATTGCCCAGGCAGGTTATAAAATGAAATCACACTCTGGCGCAAAAAAGCGATGGAGGTCTCTTGCATCTGGAACGCAATTTAAACGCGTGCGTGTCGTCAAACGGCTTGAAGGAAGGTTTTCCGCTGATTCCGTTCACAGGGTAGAGCTGGCCATGGCCATCTCAATGTTCATAAGCCTCCGGCACGAAAGAATAGGCTTTCACAGACTGCATACTCGACGTCAACTCAGTCGAACAAGTTGAAAAAATTGCTTTTGCCCTATGGGACGAGCTAGAGTGTAACTTTGGATCGACTGGTGCGTTTCCAGTTCCGTACTATCATGAATGCAAATGTCTAATTTTGGCGTCTCTAGGTCAATCGCTATGTGTATTAACCTCTATCTACCTATGTTCGTGTAATAATTCGCTAGTCGCAAGCATGGATTCCCAGAAAAATCGCATTCAATCATGACCCACcatctctacctccaaaaaAGGACCGAATATCTTTCTGTGTTGCGTCGTATGCCATCCGTCCTATACCTCCCTGCTGGCGCGTCTAGTAAGGTGCCTCAGTCCTACCTACGTCTACAGAAGGCAATTGAGTGGTCACTCACTAGAGAACCTAGGTGCTCATGCCGGTTGCTATCGGTCACCCTCACGCGAAATTGTGTTGACGCGTCCTCTCGCACCTTCCAGCGGATCAGTCATCCAAACTGCTAGAAAAGCAATAATACGCTCAATACGCTCACCTCCACTTTGACAATCATCCTTGTCCATCCAGTATTACGGAGTCCCTTGTATTCATGAACGATCGCAGAAGTCGTGGTGTCCAGCTTGATTAACACATCCACCATCACACGAATAAACAACCCATGACTGATTATCGCCACACGAAAGTCTTCGCGCGTTGCTTGATCGACATAAGGGACAAGGATGTCGTTGACGGCGCACTCTGCTCTTTTGGTCAGGTCTTCTTTACTTTCGCCACCCGGAAAGCATTCGTTCCGGTTTCGTGGATGTGGGAAGATGTTTTGGGCGTAATACTCTTCTATTGACAGGTCCGGAACCTTGTATCTAGCATAAGGGTGACCCTCTGCGATGCCGAAATGCTGTTCTCTCAATAAAGGATTTTTCAACATCAATGGCTTTGGAGATTGATGACGGTCATATAGAGCTTGAGCTGTGGCGTCTGCACGCATCAATGTGGAAGAGATAACGACATCGAAAGTGGTTCCGTTGTCGGAAAACCACTTCGCCAGCGCTCTTACTTGCTAGTTGGTCCTGTGAATAACGAATGGTTCCGCTGGATGTTTCTGGCTGGCCTCTCACATTCATTCCTGACCCCGAATCATTTCCCGGTCAGCTTAGAGTTGCTGCTTAATACTTCAAATGAGATTTCACCATGATTTGTCAGGCCAGCATCTTTCCATCCAGCCCACACGGATCTCTTCATTTAAGGAGCAATCCGTGTTTTTTCAATTGAACCTGGCCGGGTTGATTGCTCTAAATAAAACTTACAACATTATCG
This genomic window from Marasmius oreades isolate 03SP1 chromosome 8, whole genome shotgun sequence contains:
- a CDS encoding uncharacterized protein (BUSCO:EOG09260NWN), whose amino-acid sequence is MSEDKSNVLNTPQDDAERIRRKRLAKLQSTSTPSSGSSTPAASSSTPQPSVTPSPKPVIIARVPKQPEPIVTPPSQVPTAARKKAPPKFDSEIWEHETITSVFKATLDKSVGEQSGYDTVWLKELGEEILAEEPGRPLPRLSGDIIDRLLIARLEIDPQNMSDDLEFLPVLASLPPQQTIFEYLVGCWKRINSTRSALIKRGYSPVDTQQALEKLDRMRTLIISYAGLTIQMPDMFPQPSGREVGSIELVAPLLSLSALSAPLLSASSTSPNTLGPSDIEQFLQELAVRFEPDNEIDGILGPVVHDLLFHPSLFRPEGLAGGDSSWRGVVGGLEALVSVKAIATMITRMPEWIPPGATAANIELTSLMGPLCRLGVFSREWPKISTTYFSDAEKRTREDVESSYASLRGTLKSLQNSLFQIFNTLVRASADSREAVLQYFSRIIALNNKRAGMQVDPATVSSDSYVINIQTVLYRLAEPFMDANFSKVDRIDPLYFAHSPRLDVREETRIKATSEEATRWAEENRLTAGAPPPNFISDVFYLAVAMSHYGYQKTISSFMDLGKHLDDIQRHLDFLQGDGSWTTGPLRARTEAAINAVKLEQNKIRAAQLAYEAQLLDPELVYRSISFTNFLSTWLIRQVDLKKTHPNPPAQLPLPQEVPMSFRVLPEFILEDIVEYLHFATQTSPDKFELSGKNEVLTFVLTFLTSTWYIKNPFLKSKINDILFMCLWGYGRERNGILGGLLHSHPLALKHLMPALTNFYIEVEQTGASSQFYDKFNARRNIAFVLKNIWNNPTHREALNSEAKNVDKFVRFINLMINDVTYLMDESISELTQIHDIQVEMDNKEVWLSKTQEYRREREGTLRQLERHASSYTTLGRSTVELLKLFTAETKAPFMMPEIVDKLAAMLDYNLVALAGPKYQNLKVREPEKLRFDPKALLSDLIQIYLNLSDQPEFARAVAGDGRSYSREIFENAEKIALRAGLKTATELEKLRVFVQLVEEAKELLETEEDLGEIPDEFLDPLMATVMRDPVILPSSRAIVDRSTIKSHLLSDTKDPFNRAPLSIEQVIPDTALKEKIEAFIAQRKEERKNSASSSADVEMQ